Proteins encoded by one window of Clostridiales bacterium:
- a CDS encoding PBSX family phage terminase large subunit encodes MARKLNPAIFNNWVFNSISDYSHRIEVYMGGAGSGKSYGATQKVLLKALKYKRTVLVIRKIQRTIKHSIWSLFITHLRNSGYYDECRINRSDFEIELPNGSIFIFKGLDDEEKIKSIDGITDIVVEEATELTEDEFTQLNLRLRALVDFPQIYLMFNPISKKNWVYNYFFVGELPLNVKVIKTTYKDNKFLSAEYVAELERLQYRNPAYYRIYTLGEFATLDKLVFSTYTTKIISDKEVEGLSRWIGLDFGYINDPSALVWGYIDTLHKKIYVRGEYVRKGMKNDEIAETMFDLGLAKDKSYGDSAERKSIDEIKDKGINIEPTEKGKGSIIHGIQWIQQYELIVDERCYKVIEELENYTWKKDKKTGEYINEPVDTFNHTIDAIRYGLNKYIKGVKTPKVYSKPIGL; translated from the coding sequence ATGGCAAGGAAACTTAACCCAGCTATATTTAATAACTGGGTATTTAATAGTATCAGCGACTACTCACACCGTATTGAGGTATATATGGGTGGAGCTGGTAGTGGTAAAAGTTATGGAGCCACACAAAAGGTATTATTAAAAGCTTTAAAGTATAAACGTACAGTCTTAGTAATACGTAAAATACAACGTACTATAAAACACTCGATATGGTCGTTATTTATAACTCACTTACGAAATAGTGGTTATTATGACGAGTGTAGGATAAATAGGAGTGATTTTGAGATAGAGCTACCCAATGGCTCTATTTTTATATTTAAAGGCTTAGACGACGAGGAAAAAATTAAGTCAATAGACGGAATCACGGATATAGTAGTTGAAGAGGCAACCGAACTAACCGAGGACGAGTTTACACAGTTAAATTTACGTCTTAGAGCCTTGGTTGATTTTCCACAAATATATTTGATGTTTAACCCTATATCTAAAAAGAACTGGGTATATAACTATTTCTTTGTTGGCGAGTTACCTTTAAATGTAAAAGTAATTAAGACTACATATAAAGACAATAAGTTTTTGAGTGCTGAGTATGTAGCCGAGCTGGAGAGGTTGCAATATAGAAACCCCGCATATTATCGTATTTATACTTTGGGAGAGTTTGCTACTTTAGACAAGTTAGTCTTTAGTACATACACTACTAAAATTATAAGTGATAAAGAGGTTGAGGGTTTGAGTCGTTGGATAGGACTTGATTTTGGTTATATAAACGACCCGTCGGCTCTTGTTTGGGGTTATATTGATACACTACATAAAAAGATATATGTACGTGGCGAGTATGTACGTAAAGGTATGAAAAACGACGAGATAGCTGAGACAATGTTTGATTTAGGACTAGCCAAGGATAAAAGTTATGGCGATAGTGCTGAGCGTAAGAGTATTGACGAGATTAAAGATAAAGGTATTAACATAGAGCCTACCGAAAAAGGTAAAGGCTCAATAATACACGGTATCCAATGGATACAACAATACGAGCTTATAGTAGACGAGCGTTGTTATAAGGTTATTGAAGAGTTAGAAAACTATACTTGGAAAAAAGACAAAAAGACTGGAGAGTATATTAACGAGCCAGTTGATACATTTAACCATACAATAGACGCTATTAGATATGGTTTAAATAAATATATTAAGGGTGTTAAAACACCTAAGGTTTATAGTAAACCTATTGGACTATAA
- a CDS encoding terminase small subunit → MSKRPITPYKVGDKLTLKQERWIDEYLKTNDYTTASRNAGYTGNNLRSIGYQNSLKFKDLINERRQKLSKEIEKSTIATLEEIFEFWTKTFKDGNIKDADRIKASELLAKAKGGFIEKVEVKKVNTDWFIDEDTDNGKET, encoded by the coding sequence ATGTCAAAACGACCTATTACACCGTATAAGGTTGGAGACAAACTAACCCTCAAACAAGAGCGTTGGATAGACGAGTATTTAAAGACTAACGATTATACAACCGCCTCACGTAACGCTGGATATACTGGTAATAACCTACGTAGTATAGGATACCAAAACAGCTTAAAGTTTAAAGACCTTATCAATGAACGTAGACAAAAGCTAAGTAAAGAAATAGAAAAAAGTACTATTGCTACACTTGAGGAGATATTTGAGTTTTGGACTAAGACATTTAAAGACGGTAATATAAAAGACGCTGATAGAATCAAGGCAAGTGAGCTACTAGCTAAAGCTAAAGGTGGGTTTATTGAAAAGGTTGAGGTTAAAAAGGTTAATACTGACTGGTTTATAGACGAGGATACTGATAATGGCAAGGAAACTTAA